A genome region from Verrucomicrobiia bacterium includes the following:
- a CDS encoding glycosyltransferase family 9 protein — MGRILVIRGGAIGDFILTLPVLAALRGQFPRVTIEVLGYPHIARLALIGGLADAVHPIEARALAGFFGRGADLDAGTASFLDRFGLVVSYLYDPDLIFRTNVARCTQAQFIVGPHRPEAGSGLHATETFLRPLEALAVFGADPMPRLAPERVVPGDGRWLAAHPGSGSETKNWPERRWAELLRRVLEDGEQRVLLVGGEAEGDRLENLMAGLPAGRVRLARSVPLDVLAGMLRGCSLFVGHDSGITHLAAAVGLPCVVLWGPTDPRLWRPRGQRVVMLQDDTGLAGLSTDAVWEVLRGMLVRGRETT, encoded by the coding sequence ATGGGGCGAATCCTGGTCATCCGGGGGGGTGCGATCGGGGATTTCATCCTGACGCTGCCGGTGCTGGCGGCGTTGCGGGGGCAGTTTCCGCGGGTGACGATCGAGGTGCTGGGGTATCCGCACATTGCTCGGCTGGCATTGATCGGGGGGTTGGCGGACGCGGTGCATCCGATCGAGGCGCGGGCGCTGGCGGGCTTTTTCGGGCGGGGTGCGGATCTGGACGCGGGAACGGCGTCGTTCCTGGACCGGTTCGGGCTGGTGGTGTCGTACCTGTACGATCCGGACCTGATATTCCGGACCAACGTGGCGCGCTGCACGCAGGCGCAGTTCATCGTGGGGCCGCATCGGCCGGAGGCGGGGTCGGGGCTCCACGCCACGGAGACGTTCCTGCGACCGCTGGAGGCCTTGGCGGTGTTCGGGGCGGACCCGATGCCGCGGTTGGCGCCGGAACGGGTGGTTCCCGGGGATGGGCGGTGGCTGGCGGCGCATCCGGGGAGCGGCTCGGAGACGAAGAACTGGCCGGAACGGCGATGGGCGGAGTTGTTGCGGCGGGTGTTGGAGGACGGGGAGCAGCGGGTGTTGCTGGTGGGCGGGGAGGCGGAGGGGGACCGGCTGGAGAATCTGATGGCGGGGTTGCCGGCGGGCCGGGTGCGGCTGGCGCGGAGTGTGCCGCTGGACGTGCTGGCGGGGATGTTGCGGGGGTGCTCGCTGTTTGTGGGGCACGATTCCGGGATCACGCACCTGGCGGCGGCGGTCGGGTTGCCGTGCGTGGTGCTGTGGGGTCCCACTGATCCGAGGCTGTGGCGTCCGCGGGGGCAGCGGGTGGTGATGTTGCAGGACGACACGGGTCTGGCGGGGTTGTCCACGGATGCCGTCTGGGAAGTGTTGCGGGGAATGCTGGTGCGAGGGCGGGAGACGACGTGA